The following proteins are co-located in the Arctopsyche grandis isolate Sample6627 chromosome 3, ASM5162203v2, whole genome shotgun sequence genome:
- the LOC143909971 gene encoding uncharacterized protein LOC143909971: MREIEKGNAVRTALSRQRPRQQSLGGVLKREGNWRCLLLSALLAGCLAAAIWCRLAQVQKVVINFSVYPIKRTRQMSPCDDGYIYIPVAFMGLLYLVYLVECYHCTARLQLAHRVDVNTVADHVRAMRMAKPKVWWKAVCYHYVRRKRQVTRYRNGDSYTTTQVYYERVNSYSASATFAHAYCGFKDVSRNLILDSCGPITKIRFSKGFAFSNIEAASEFEDQRSRFFAEHERFDDCMEMREGLDLVGVSSFKEYMVAYRDTESLPWYSSHALFWVLSCLLLSWPLRILIECNTSYVHYTVTKIFGVNYDIENTRRSEMENTMSQYSPSINTSQCTRRPPPLPPPPTESILNTQSAILANQYGGSMSSNNSSNQQINILALARSRNNLDQATMMSHTSTIDSLELFATIRENCALVPSYSEALLLTSVKNQTNDALTRSMVLNSDTQTNTRHASSRRKSLDPNQRIAPSTSNSNPETRIDFECQSNHQSAIIGHNTPKRKLRIVEEHRATNSEDNCSNVVDDSDEDFPSNSGSPLRIHATQSNYSLKTNNNYILLERDKNGSHYKWQNRKSWAGFLSKPNHFSGTSRGHGSARIRPIPLLSCRKNSLTDSLLNQGGVATTSNELVENRRNSETAVPNDVEMAVESTLPISQIESIDRNLLEEDEQEAPGNNLYFASPLMKFCPADPFGGRVQTTPTEDPPPYDVAVNLPVFRRITRSVTDRGELFGQSRAFINDTLLNRRSCVDNVVSGTDAVRLLENSLSTRGKTDGDVETNL, from the exons ATATCCAATCAAAAGGACCCGTCAGATGTCCCCGTGCGATGACGGTTACATTTACATACCTGTCGCATTCATGGGTCTACTCTACCTGGTGTACCTGGTCGAATGCTATCACTGCACCGCAAGACTGCAATTAGCGCATCGGGTCGACGTCAATACGGTTGCAGATCACGTCAGAGCCATGAGAATGGCAAAACCGAAAGTTTG GTGGAAGGCCGTGTGCTACCACTACGTGAGAAGAAAACGTCAGGTGACCCGGTACAGGAATGGAGACTCGTACACAACCACTCAG GTATATTATGAAAGGGTGAATTCGTATAGTGCTTCAGCAACCTTTGCCCATGCTTACTGCGGCTTCAAGGACGTATCCAGGAATTTAATTCTGGACTCGTGTGGACCCATCACTAAGATTCGATTCAGCAAAGGATTCGCCTTTTCAAATATCGAGGCTGCCAGTG AATTCGAAGACCAGCGTTCAAGGTTCTTCGCCGAGCATGAGAGATTCGACGACTGCATGGAGATGCGAGAAGGTCTCGATCTGGTTGGAGTCAGCTCGTTCAAGGAGTACATGGTGGCCTAcag AGACACTGAAAGTCTTCCTTGGTATTCGAGTCATGCCCTGTTTTGGGTACTATCTTGCTTACTACTCTCTTGGCCACTTCGAATCCTGATAGAATGTAACACTTCATACGTCCATTACACG GTCACTAAAATCTTCGGAGTCAACTACGACATCGAAAATACCAGACGTTCCGAGATGGAGAACACCATGAGTCAATATTCACCATCGATTAACACTTCTCAATGTACTCGACGTCCCCCGCCATTGCCTCCTCCGCCAACTGAGTCCATCCTCAACACACAATCGGCCATCTTAGCCAACCAATATGGCGGCAGTATGAGCAGCAACAATAGTTCAAACCAACAAATCAACATCTTAGCTCTAGCTAGGAGTAGGAACAATCTGGATCAAGCTACGATGATGTCCCATACGAGTACCATTGACAGCTTGGAGCTCTTCGCCACTATACGAGAAAATTGTGCACTAGTTCCGTCCTATTCGGAAGCTCTACTCTTGACTTCAGTCAAAAATCAGACTAACGATGCTTTGACACGCTCCATGGTGTTGAATAGTGATACCCAAACGAACACTAGACACGCTTCCAGCCGGAGAAAGTCTTTAGATCCTAATCAGAGGATAGCACCTTCGACTAGCAACTCTAATCCAGAGACTAGGATAGACTTTGAGTGTCAATCTAACCACCAAAGTGCAATTATAGGGCATAACACGCCAAAGAGGAAGCTTCGCATTGTCGAGGAACACCGCGCGACCAACTCTGAGGACAATTGCTCAAATGTGGTGGACGACAGTGATGAAGATTTCCCAAGCAATTCAGGATCTCCTCTCAGAATCCACGCTACTCAGTCAAACTACAGCCTCAAGACAAATAACAACTATATTTTGCTAGAAAGGGATAAGAATGGGAGTCACTACAAATGGCAAAATAGAAAATCGTGGGCTGGTTTCTTATCGAAGCCGAATCATTTCTCTGGTACTAGTAGAGGTCATGGTAGTGCTCGCATCAGACCAATACCACTTTTGAGTTGTAGAAAGAATTCTTTAACGGATTCATTGTTGAATCAAGGAGGTGTAGCTACGACCTCGAATGAATTGGTAGAGAATAGAAGAAATTCAGAAACAGCAGTACCAAATGATGTAGAGATGGCCGTCGAAAGCACCTTGCCAATTTCTCAAATAGAATCAATAGATAGAAACCTCCTAGAAGAAGACGAACAAGAGGCCCCAGGCAACAATCTATACTTCGCAAGTCCTTTGATGAAATTCTGCCCTGCTGATCCTTTCGGTGGAAGAGTCCAGACTACACCTACTGAAGATCCTCCACCTTACGACGTAGCTGTTAATCTACCTGTTTTTAGGCGTATTACAAGATCAGTGACTGATCGAGGGGAACTCTTCGGACAATCTAGAGCTTTCATCAATGACACCTTGCTGAATAGAAGATCGTGTGTTGACAATGTCGTGTCTGGAACGGACGCTGTGCGTTTGTTGGAGAATAGTTTGTCGACCAGAGGTAAAACTGATGGTGATGTAGAAACCAATTTGTGA